GCCAGGTGCAGGGCCTCGGCCGGATTCGGGTCGCCGGCACCGGCAGCCCGGTTGCCCGTCTGGAGCAGCAGCACCGGCGAGAGGAGATGACCGGTCGCCTCGGCCAGCGCCACCCGCTCCCGCACCTTGGCGATGAAGACGTCTTCGTTGCGGATCACCAGGCCCGGCTCGTCGGCGCTGGTCGAGATCTGATCGGTGTCGACCATGGCGAACAGGCCGTAGCCGGGCTCCTCGTCCGCCGCGGTGATCCGGTACAGCACGACGACCTGCTCGGCCGGGGTGTAACTGCCGTCGTCCCGGGCCTGCGCCAGCCGCGCGACGGCGTCGGGCAGCGACTCGGCGAAGGACCGCCCGAGGCTCTCCGGCGCCCGGTGCGGCATCTCGATCGCGAGTGCGCTGTGTGGATTGGACCGGATGATCTCGGTGATCTCGGCGTCGTCGGCGAACTCGTCGTAGTTCTGCGCGCCGGTGCCGCCCGTGGTGATCCAGGCCCGGGAGATCGGATGCACGACCGTCATGTCCCGGAACGCTACCGGCGGGACCGGACCCACCGTACGGACACCCCGACCCCGCCCACCTCGTGGGCATTCGCGGGGCGGGTTCGCGGTTAGGAGGGGGCCCTTCTTCTACAGAAAACGATAGGAAGGGCCCCCTCCTTACACCTCACTCGAAGCTGGGCGAGGCGGTACGGCTGCGCTTCAGCTCGTAGAAGCCGGGGGTCCCGGCGACCAGGAGCACCCCGTCCCACAGCCGACCGGCGGCCTCGCCCTTCGGCGCCGGCGTGATCACCGGACCGAAGAACGCGACGGTCTCACCCGGCACCGGGCCCGGAGCGTGGATCACCGGGGTGCCCACGTCCTGGCCGACCGGCTTCATCCCGGCGTCGTGGCTGGCCCGCAGCGCCTCGTCGTACTCGGTCGAGTCGGCGATCTCGGCCAGCGCCGGGTCCAGACCGACGTCGGCCAGCGCCGCCCGGTACAGCTCCTGGTTTCGTTCCTCCTTCTTGATGTGGATCCGGGTACCGAGAGCGGTGTACAGGTCACGCACCACTGCCGATCCGTGCTTCTGCTCCACCGCGACGCAGATCCGTACCGGTCCCCAGGCCTTCTTCAGCCCCTCCCGGTACTGCTCCGGCATGTCCCGGCCCTCGTTGAGCACTGCCAGACTCATCACCCGGTACCGGACGTCGACCGGACGTACCCGTTCCACCTCCAGCAGCCATCGAGAGGTGATCCAGGCCCACGGGCAGGTCGGGTCGAAGAACATGTCAACGGCCGCACGCTCGGACACGGCGACTCCCTTCATCGTCGGGACGCCTGATTCGGCGACACCCGTTACAGATCTTCACCCCAGTCGACCGATATCGACAGCGGGATGAGACCGTGACCTGGAGCACCAGTACCTCGCTCGCCGGCATGAAAGACTCGGCGTGAGTCGTGGGGATGGCTCGATGCTGTCAACGGCGACAGCCAGCGGGAAGATCGGATGGAGATTCACGTGCCCGGAGTGCGCAACCTGACCCAGGTCGAGGCGACGGAGCGGGGGCGTCTGCTCGACGTCACCGGCTATGACATCCGCCTGGACCTGTCGTCCGCCGGACGAGCCGCGGACAACCGCACCTTCCGCTCGACGACCGAGGTCCGGTTCCGCTGTGCCGAGCCCGGCGCCACGACCTTCATCGAGCTGGCCGCCGACTCCGTCCGGGCCGCGACGTTGAACGACGCCCCGGTCGACCTCTCGGACTGGTCCGCCGAGGCCGGACTCACCCTGCCCGGCCTGGCCGCCGAGAACGTCCTGGTCGTGGAGGCCGACTTCCTCTACTCCTCCAGCGGCCAGGGGCTGCACCGCAGCGTCGACCCGGTGGACGGCGAGACCTACCTGTACAGCCAGTTCGAGACCGCGGACGCGCAGCGGGTCTTCGCCTGCTTCGACCAGCCCGACCTGAAGAGCGTCTTCAGCTGGCACGCGACCGTTCCGGCACACTGGCGGGCAATCTCCAACATGCCGGTACGCGACGAGGAGCCGGCCGACCAGGGAAGCAAGACGATCCACTTCGCTCCCTCGGCCGTGATGAGCACCTACGTCACGGCGATCTGCGCGGGGCCGTACCACGAGGTCCGCTACACCCACGACGGCATCGACCTCGGCTACTTCTGCCGGGCCAGCATGTCCCAGTACCTCGACTCGGCGGACCTGAACCTGGTCACCACCCAGGGCTTCGACTTCTTCCACGACCAGTTCGGCGTCCGCTACCCGCTGCCGAAGTACGACCAGGTGTGGGTGCCCGACTTCAACGCGGGCGCGATGGAGAACTTCGGCTGCGTCACGCACGCCGAGGCGCACTACCTGTTCCGCTCGCAGGAGACCGACTTCGAGTACGAGCAGCGCGCCAACACGATCCTGCACGAACTGGCGCACATGTGGTTCGGCGACCTGGT
The nucleotide sequence above comes from Plantactinospora soyae. Encoded proteins:
- a CDS encoding mycothiol-dependent nitroreductase Rv2466c family protein, translated to MSERAAVDMFFDPTCPWAWITSRWLLEVERVRPVDVRYRVMSLAVLNEGRDMPEQYREGLKKAWGPVRICVAVEQKHGSAVVRDLYTALGTRIHIKKEERNQELYRAALADVGLDPALAEIADSTEYDEALRASHDAGMKPVGQDVGTPVIHAPGPVPGETVAFFGPVITPAPKGEAAGRLWDGVLLVAGTPGFYELKRSRTASPSFE